A section of the Bacillus sp. HSf4 genome encodes:
- a CDS encoding aldehyde dehydrogenase family protein — translation MSSLTMQVSKKLESFLQGTKKLYINGEFVASAANKTFETPNPATGETLATLYEAGPEDVDKAVKAAREAFDHGEWRTMNPAERSRLMYKLADLMEEHQNELAQLETLDNGKPISETTAGDIPLSIEHMRYYAGWATKLTGQTIPVNGPYFNYTRHEPVGVVGQIIPWNFPLLMAMWKMGAALAAGCTIVLKPAEQTPLSALYLAELIDKAGFPKGVVNIIPGFGETAGEALTDHELVDKLAFTGSTEIGKKIMEKAAKTVKRVTLELGGKSPNIILPDADLKKAIPGALTGVMFNQGQVCCAGSRVFIHKDQYDKVVDEMVSYSKSLRQGAGLHEDTQMGPLVSKEQHERVLSYIEKGRQEGAKIAAGGTCPYEQGYFVSPTVFTNVEDDMAIAKEEIFGPVLAAIPYETVDEVIERANRTEYGLAAGVWTENLKNAHYIADRLQAGTVWVNCYNAFDAASPFGGYKQSGLGREMGSYALDNYTEVKSVWIHVGE, via the coding sequence ATGAGTTCATTAACGATGCAGGTCAGTAAGAAGCTGGAGTCATTTTTGCAGGGAACAAAGAAGCTGTACATTAACGGGGAATTTGTAGCCAGCGCTGCAAACAAAACGTTTGAAACCCCGAATCCGGCTACGGGAGAAACGCTCGCCACCTTGTATGAAGCAGGTCCCGAAGATGTCGACAAAGCGGTAAAAGCCGCAAGGGAAGCCTTTGACCACGGGGAATGGCGGACGATGAATCCGGCCGAGAGAAGTCGGCTCATGTACAAACTAGCCGATCTGATGGAGGAACATCAAAATGAGCTGGCTCAGCTTGAGACGCTTGATAACGGAAAACCGATCAGTGAAACGACTGCCGGGGACATTCCTTTATCGATCGAACATATGCGTTATTATGCAGGCTGGGCAACGAAATTAACCGGACAAACCATTCCTGTAAACGGACCTTATTTTAACTATACCCGCCATGAGCCGGTCGGGGTTGTCGGACAGATCATCCCGTGGAACTTCCCGCTCTTAATGGCGATGTGGAAAATGGGCGCCGCCCTTGCCGCCGGATGTACGATTGTCTTGAAACCAGCCGAGCAGACGCCGCTGTCGGCTCTGTATTTGGCGGAGCTGATCGACAAAGCAGGATTTCCGAAAGGTGTTGTCAACATCATCCCGGGCTTCGGCGAAACGGCGGGAGAAGCTCTGACAGATCATGAGCTTGTAGACAAACTGGCTTTTACAGGTTCGACTGAAATCGGCAAAAAGATTATGGAGAAAGCGGCGAAAACCGTCAAACGGGTCACCCTTGAGCTCGGCGGAAAATCGCCGAACATCATCCTTCCTGACGCCGATTTAAAGAAGGCGATTCCAGGAGCATTAACCGGTGTCATGTTTAATCAGGGCCAGGTGTGCTGTGCCGGATCGCGCGTCTTTATCCATAAAGACCAATATGACAAAGTGGTTGACGAAATGGTCTCTTATTCAAAGTCTCTTCGCCAAGGAGCGGGACTTCATGAAGATACACAAATGGGGCCGCTTGTCAGCAAAGAGCAGCACGAACGGGTGCTGTCCTACATCGAAAAAGGACGCCAGGAAGGCGCGAAAATCGCAGCCGGCGGAACATGCCCATATGAACAGGGATATTTCGTCTCTCCGACCGTGTTTACAAACGTCGAAGACGACATGGCCATTGCAAAAGAAGAAATATTCGGCCCTGTCCTGGCGGCGATCCCGTATGAGACGGTTGATGAAGTAATCGAGCGCGCCAACCGGACGGAATACGGGCTAGCTGCTGGAGTTTGGACGGAAAACCTGAAAAACGCCCACTATATCGCCGACCGTCTTCAAGCGGGTACCGTTTGGGTCAACTGCTACAACGCCTTTGACGCGGCCTCCCCATTCGGCGGTTATAAGCAGTCGGGCCTAGGCCGTGAAATGGGTTCATATGCTTTGGACAATTATACCGAAGTGAAAAGCGTCTGGATTCACGTCGGTGAATAG
- a CDS encoding YndM family protein, translated as MKHVRALCVKFIVSLVLLYVILTLFFGVPFGDMFVLTLFLGVISYLLGDLLLLPRTGNTTATMGDFGLSLILIWMILAMQGNPPYASLALASIISAIGVTIFEFFFHRYMAANILDENTNEKRENNGAMNYQTETSEEVYPFSPAKKRDKE; from the coding sequence ATGAAACATGTAAGGGCATTGTGTGTAAAGTTTATTGTCAGCCTTGTTCTCTTATACGTCATTTTAACCCTGTTTTTTGGTGTTCCGTTTGGAGATATGTTTGTTCTCACCTTATTTTTGGGTGTTATCTCCTATTTGCTTGGGGACCTGCTGTTGCTCCCGAGAACGGGCAACACAACGGCGACAATGGGGGACTTCGGTCTTTCCCTCATATTGATTTGGATGATTCTCGCCATGCAGGGTAATCCGCCGTATGCTTCACTCGCCTTGGCTTCAATCATTTCAGCAATCGGCGTCACGATTTTTGAGTTTTTCTTCCACCGCTATATGGCGGCTAACATTTTAGATGAGAACACAAACGAAAAACGGGAAAACAACGGTGCTATGAATTATCAAACTGAGACGTCGGAAGAAGTGTACCCGTTTTCCCCTGCAAAAAAACGCGACAAAGAATAA
- a CDS encoding DinB family protein, translating into MEHETLKHFDYHKWANKRVFDHLKSLPEELFTRKIENVFSSIAEVVVHMCVADALWLKILSGGRYEEAKELAMLLRNELLEKDIEGLASFFDETAHRYETLFASLDDLNCDLTIEHPAFGRMTTAFSEIVNHVVNHGTYHRGNITSMLRQMGHAGTATDYVYYLLSRHESASSKNPPV; encoded by the coding sequence TTGGAACATGAAACGCTGAAGCACTTTGACTATCATAAATGGGCAAACAAAAGAGTGTTTGATCATCTGAAAAGTCTGCCTGAGGAGCTTTTTACGCGCAAGATTGAGAACGTTTTTTCGTCGATTGCAGAAGTCGTTGTTCATATGTGTGTCGCCGACGCCCTGTGGTTGAAGATTCTTTCCGGAGGACGTTATGAAGAGGCAAAAGAATTGGCCATGCTGCTGAGGAATGAATTATTGGAAAAGGACATCGAGGGGCTGGCCTCATTTTTCGATGAAACGGCACACCGATATGAAACACTTTTTGCAAGCCTAGACGATCTCAATTGTGATTTGACGATCGAACATCCGGCATTCGGACGGATGACGACGGCTTTCAGCGAAATTGTGAATCATGTCGTCAACCATGGGACATATCACAGAGGCAACATTACCTCAATGTTGCGGCAAATGGGGCACGCCGGAACTGCGACGGATTACGTTTATTATTTACTCAGCCGGCATGAGTCCGCATCATCAAAAAATCCCCCTGTTTAA
- a CDS encoding ABC transporter permease, with the protein MTLLKEKMVLLAPFVVLLVILIFSLTLIPSVHPEPKNLPIAIVNEDQGAELPGRGKLNRGAEIALNIKKETSGEDAAVKWIDVKNEKSARNGLNDQTYYAALIIPKDFSQKQSSLQTAHPAGAKVKILINQGANTIAANAAGQMLNQLVEHINQQVREQLLTTLEKRGAALSAEQASLLAAPIEKDIENVNKISANSANGNAPVSLVQPLWMASIAGALLIFAKVRKLRFFKRTEALFSRLLQGLIGAVLAAICGYGLVWIAGEWVGMNIPQFHETALFIALCYFSFYLMIAAVTAWVGLSGAGIFGILFFFGTPLLTLAPEMMSAFYRDWVYSWLPMRFASEGLRDLLFFDKGLDMNQPVTVLLAIGTVSFLLLLAAALKPQAVSKEAEEKISF; encoded by the coding sequence ATGACATTACTAAAAGAAAAAATGGTTTTATTGGCCCCGTTTGTGGTGCTATTGGTGATTTTGATTTTTTCGCTCACATTGATTCCATCCGTCCATCCTGAGCCGAAAAACCTGCCGATCGCCATCGTAAATGAAGATCAGGGAGCGGAATTGCCGGGCCGGGGAAAACTGAATAGAGGAGCGGAGATCGCGCTCAACATTAAAAAAGAAACGTCAGGTGAAGATGCAGCAGTCAAGTGGATCGATGTCAAAAATGAAAAAAGCGCTCGGAACGGACTGAACGATCAAACGTATTATGCTGCACTCATCATTCCGAAAGACTTCAGCCAAAAACAGTCTTCACTACAAACAGCACATCCGGCTGGAGCCAAAGTGAAGATTTTGATCAATCAAGGGGCAAACACCATCGCCGCTAATGCAGCTGGACAAATGTTGAATCAACTCGTCGAACACATCAATCAACAAGTCAGAGAACAGCTGCTGACAACGCTTGAAAAGCGTGGTGCAGCCTTGAGCGCGGAACAGGCATCTCTACTGGCAGCGCCTATTGAAAAAGACATTGAAAATGTCAACAAGATTTCAGCGAACAGCGCTAATGGAAACGCGCCGGTGTCATTGGTTCAGCCGCTCTGGATGGCCAGTATAGCAGGAGCGCTGCTCATTTTTGCCAAGGTGAGGAAATTGCGGTTTTTCAAGCGGACAGAAGCGCTTTTTTCCCGGCTCCTTCAAGGATTGATCGGTGCGGTGCTTGCCGCCATCTGCGGCTATGGCCTTGTATGGATCGCAGGTGAGTGGGTGGGGATGAACATCCCGCAATTTCATGAGACGGCATTGTTTATCGCCCTCTGCTACTTCTCATTCTATTTAATGATTGCCGCTGTAACAGCGTGGGTGGGACTTTCCGGAGCCGGGATATTCGGCATTCTTTTCTTCTTTGGAACCCCGCTTTTGACGCTGGCTCCAGAAATGATGTCAGCCTTTTACCGCGACTGGGTCTACTCCTGGCTGCCGATGCGGTTTGCCTCAGAGGGGCTGCGCGATCTCCTCTTTTTTGACAAAGGCCTTGACATGAACCAGCCTGTTACAGTATTGCTGGCGATCGGAACCGTGAGCTTTTTGCTTCTGCTGGCAGCGGCTTTAAAGCCGCAAGCTGTGTCCAAGGAAGCTGAAGAAAAGATATCGTTTTAA
- a CDS encoding CotD family spore coat protein, translated as MYDCKTRVMKPIVHPTNYCEDHRFSKTIVPHIHPQHTKKVDHHKYEHVHYYPHTYSSYQKDSYDHSYCGKPCCDGRKYW; from the coding sequence ATGTATGATTGCAAAACGCGAGTAATGAAGCCAATTGTGCACCCTACAAACTATTGTGAGGACCATAGATTCTCTAAAACCATTGTTCCTCATATTCATCCGCAGCATACAAAAAAAGTGGACCATCACAAATATGAGCATGTTCACTACTATCCGCACACTTATTCAAGCTATCAAAAGGATTCGTACGACCACTCTTACTGTGGTAAACCTTGCTGCGATGGAAGGAAATATTGGTAA
- a CDS encoding TetR/AcrR family transcriptional regulator C-terminal domain-containing protein — MAKRPDRRINRTKRMIRDALSELMEEKAFEEVTVKDITRKADINRGTFYLHYQDKYDLLEQSENEIIEEIREIAKQSIHSMGVLKGPVIDKPLPFVVDIFEYFKENAIFLKAILGPKGTGSFPLKFKSVLTENLKRLKKTIKAEALVPEEYLISYIVGAQVNVLHEWLISGMAETPHEMALILSKLTGMGPAYAAGLRT, encoded by the coding sequence ATGGCAAAACGGCCGGACAGAAGAATTAACAGGACAAAAAGGATGATAAGGGATGCATTATCAGAGCTCATGGAAGAGAAAGCCTTCGAAGAGGTGACCGTAAAGGATATCACCCGAAAAGCGGATATCAACAGGGGCACATTTTACTTACATTATCAAGACAAATACGATTTATTGGAACAGAGCGAAAACGAAATCATCGAGGAAATCAGGGAAATTGCCAAACAGTCCATTCATTCAATGGGCGTATTGAAAGGCCCTGTCATTGATAAGCCCCTTCCGTTTGTGGTGGACATCTTTGAATACTTTAAGGAAAACGCGATTTTTTTAAAGGCGATATTAGGGCCAAAAGGCACCGGCTCATTCCCTTTAAAATTCAAATCCGTTTTAACTGAAAACTTGAAGCGTCTGAAAAAGACGATCAAGGCGGAAGCGCTTGTTCCCGAAGAATATTTGATTTCTTATATCGTCGGGGCTCAAGTCAACGTCCTCCATGAGTGGCTTATCAGCGGCATGGCGGAAACACCGCATGAAATGGCGCTGATTTTGTCAAAGTTGACCGGAATGGGCCCGGCATATGCGGCCGGCTTAAGAACATGA
- a CDS encoding TraR/DksA C4-type zinc finger protein — translation MPLTKQQKEHLYQQLLDLKQTISGAERIDRPMTEETGELSNGVDNHQADHAGVYVERMREQTFQRTDRNVLKEVEDALKRMKDGTYGICEATGKEIPYERLKAVPYARKTVKAQAETEQRKESGEGDDRLFTRQMKDLTNSDTIGQKHSYTYKRLDQEQDSK, via the coding sequence ATGCCATTGACAAAACAGCAAAAGGAGCATCTTTACCAGCAATTACTCGACTTAAAACAGACCATTTCCGGCGCGGAGAGAATCGATCGGCCGATGACTGAAGAAACGGGTGAGCTGTCAAACGGTGTGGACAATCATCAGGCTGATCATGCCGGTGTATATGTTGAACGGATGAGAGAGCAAACCTTTCAGCGGACAGACCGGAATGTATTAAAAGAAGTCGAAGACGCTCTCAAGCGGATGAAAGACGGCACGTACGGAATATGCGAAGCCACGGGCAAAGAAATACCTTATGAACGGCTAAAGGCTGTTCCATATGCAAGAAAGACCGTCAAGGCTCAAGCTGAAACAGAACAAAGAAAAGAAAGCGGAGAAGGGGATGATCGGCTATTTACACGGCAAATGAAGGATTTGACGAACAGCGACACAATCGGCCAAAAGCATTCATACACCTATAAACGGCTTGATCAAGAGCAAGATTCAAAATAA
- a CDS encoding TetR/AcrR family transcriptional regulator, whose protein sequence is MATKKGEQTKEHILNAAVSFIVREGFEKIGVNKIIKEAGVSKGSFYHYFSNTNDLIKETAIHAFEQCLKDMPLEQEGDAREIVAGLGKHIFHSVRKQKNDYYLLFLCISQSFIDDELKEAFRSIFSRVVKQNSAALQIAEKEGHSCEERLAKKLHMLDMIAIGFIVHCHFLHDEDQLLGLWKQMTAVLFTPG, encoded by the coding sequence ATGGCCACGAAAAAAGGTGAACAAACAAAAGAACACATTTTAAATGCGGCGGTATCGTTTATCGTTCGTGAAGGTTTTGAAAAGATCGGGGTCAACAAAATTATTAAAGAAGCCGGAGTCAGCAAAGGCAGCTTTTATCACTATTTCTCAAACACGAATGATCTGATCAAAGAAACGGCAATCCATGCATTTGAACAATGTTTAAAAGACATGCCCTTAGAGCAGGAGGGGGACGCCCGGGAAATTGTAGCAGGTTTGGGAAAGCATATTTTTCATTCTGTTCGCAAGCAAAAAAACGACTATTATTTATTGTTTTTGTGCATCAGCCAAAGCTTCATTGATGATGAGCTGAAAGAAGCGTTCCGATCGATTTTCTCGCGGGTTGTGAAGCAAAACAGCGCCGCCCTGCAAATCGCGGAAAAGGAGGGGCATTCATGCGAAGAGCGCCTGGCCAAAAAGCTTCACATGCTGGATATGATAGCAATAGGATTTATCGTTCATTGCCACTTTCTCCATGATGAAGATCAGCTGCTCGGTCTTTGGAAGCAAATGACCGCAGTCCTGTTTACTCCGGGCTGA
- a CDS encoding DUF6501 family protein, whose translation MIHENWQNNQTIKKVKCVHTDAKKYIVNRALTVGTIYEVKNETDEFLFIIDNTNKVGGYYKDYFEEVKA comes from the coding sequence ATGATTCATGAAAATTGGCAGAACAATCAAACGATCAAAAAAGTAAAGTGTGTACATACCGATGCAAAAAAATACATCGTCAACAGGGCGCTGACCGTCGGGACAATATATGAAGTCAAAAATGAGACGGATGAGTTTTTATTTATCATCGATAATACAAATAAAGTAGGCGGCTATTACAAAGACTACTTTGAAGAGGTAAAAGCCTGA
- a CDS encoding DUF3967 domain-containing protein: protein MKSLRESQETQKMLAAAREKKWWQFWK, encoded by the coding sequence ATGAAATCCCTCCGCGAATCCCAGGAAACTCAAAAAATGCTGGCTGCCGCCCGCGAAAAAAAGTGGTGGCAATTCTGGAAATAG
- a CDS encoding PH domain-containing protein, with the protein MGVFSASKTADGKRFEPLLIEGEKIESVCRLRIDQICFTNKRIIFFDNKLFSKKKVRVFLPYKSIEGFAIREVSMFNPDSSLSLMTSSKIFDLEFTKDTDMLEIQALLSKYLCA; encoded by the coding sequence TTGGGCGTTTTTTCAGCTAGTAAGACGGCAGACGGGAAAAGATTTGAACCGCTGCTTATTGAAGGAGAAAAAATTGAATCAGTATGCAGGTTAAGAATTGATCAAATTTGTTTTACCAACAAGCGGATTATTTTTTTTGATAATAAGCTGTTTTCTAAAAAGAAAGTCCGCGTCTTCCTTCCTTATAAATCCATTGAAGGCTTTGCGATCAGGGAAGTCAGCATGTTCAATCCCGACAGCTCTCTTTCGCTGATGACAAGCAGCAAAATTTTCGACCTCGAATTTACAAAAGATACAGACATGCTTGAAATTCAAGCGCTGTTATCCAAATACTTATGCGCTTAA
- a CDS encoding phosphoenolpyruvate synthase, with the protein MKKYVLHFHEIDKADLPYAGGKGANLGEMTKAGLPVPPGFCVSTFAYRKFIQNNKEIDRLFDQLDSLKADELERTRLLGKQIRAHMAAMPVPEDIRSAILTAFEQTGSDKAYAVRSSATAEDLPTASFAGQQDTYLNVHGQDQLLKAVQNCWASLFTDRAITYRVKNGFDHRSVFLAVVVQEMVFPDVSGIMFTADPITGRRKTISIDASFGLGEALVSGVVSADLYQVREGEIIKKQISTKEAAIWSKPEGGTVTKKLPPEKQALQALPDDRICELAKLGQKIETHYGMEQDVEWAFKGGRFYILQSRPITSLYPVPAFSDDRLHILINFGYIQMMTDPMKPLGISVISRIPDFLKQNPADPSIVHEAGGRAFADITGALSIKFVRKRVLKVLNGMDQLMASAVSEVVKRGHADYPPARVSGKFKAAKQLAPIMIPVAFKAACNLLIKDPGKAEKRARSFVDHTVKETEEKLSRTSGAETIRLIRGELDKMIPGVVLKVAVYVLTGMIAAIFLEKKLKNKVGDEQSAALLSRLYKSLPHNVTTEMGLALGDLSDQARRHPEVVRYLRKADSSNFAGGLEKVAGGAEFKQALDRFLEQYGMRCVGEIDITKRRWSEDPVQLAPSILSNIQTAAAGDHRKKFKQGEREAEQAGREIISQFRFLEKRQAARLVRVYRSLMGMREHHKFALVKLLFLYKKAILKEAGSLVEKGVLTCEADVFYLTMEEIITLLEDRDIESVQALLTERKKQHQQNQKLKSPRVMTSEGEVVTGKLHNLKSPEGALAGTPVSAGVIEGKARVITRPEEAKLNPGEILVAPYTDPGWTPLFTSAVGLITEVGGMMTHGSVVAREYGIPAVVGIDKATDIIKDGAYIRVDGTNGFVQILEKDAGKS; encoded by the coding sequence ATGAAAAAATATGTGCTTCATTTTCACGAAATCGATAAAGCCGATTTGCCTTACGCCGGGGGAAAAGGGGCAAATCTCGGGGAAATGACGAAAGCGGGTCTGCCCGTTCCCCCCGGGTTTTGCGTGTCCACATTTGCCTACCGAAAATTCATTCAAAACAACAAGGAAATCGATCGTTTGTTCGATCAGCTGGATTCGCTAAAAGCTGACGAGCTGGAGCGAACCCGTCTTTTAGGGAAACAGATTCGCGCGCACATGGCTGCCATGCCTGTACCTGAAGATATTCGCTCGGCGATTTTAACGGCCTTTGAGCAAACGGGCAGTGACAAAGCCTATGCCGTCCGCTCCAGTGCGACAGCAGAAGACTTGCCGACGGCGTCATTCGCCGGACAGCAGGACACCTATCTGAATGTACACGGACAGGATCAGCTTCTCAAGGCTGTTCAAAACTGCTGGGCTTCATTATTCACGGACAGGGCGATTACCTACCGGGTGAAAAACGGTTTTGATCACCGCAGCGTTTTTCTTGCCGTTGTCGTGCAAGAGATGGTATTTCCCGACGTCTCCGGCATCATGTTTACGGCTGATCCGATCACAGGCCGCCGCAAAACGATTTCCATCGATGCCAGCTTTGGCTTGGGGGAAGCGCTGGTGTCGGGCGTGGTGAGCGCCGACTTGTATCAAGTGCGCGAAGGGGAAATCATCAAAAAACAAATTTCAACAAAAGAGGCGGCGATCTGGTCGAAACCGGAAGGCGGCACTGTCACGAAAAAGCTTCCCCCGGAAAAACAAGCACTGCAGGCTTTGCCTGATGATCGCATTTGCGAGCTGGCAAAGCTGGGGCAAAAAATCGAAACGCATTACGGCATGGAGCAGGACGTTGAATGGGCTTTTAAGGGCGGCAGGTTTTACATTCTTCAAAGCCGGCCAATCACATCGTTATATCCGGTGCCGGCATTTTCGGATGATAGACTGCACATCTTGATTAATTTCGGCTATATCCAAATGATGACCGATCCGATGAAGCCTCTGGGGATATCCGTCATCAGCCGCATTCCCGATTTTTTAAAGCAGAATCCGGCGGATCCATCCATTGTACACGAGGCGGGAGGAAGGGCCTTTGCCGATATAACAGGCGCTCTTTCCATAAAATTTGTGAGAAAACGGGTGCTGAAAGTCCTGAACGGCATGGATCAGCTGATGGCATCGGCTGTGTCGGAAGTCGTCAAGCGCGGACATGCCGACTATCCACCTGCAAGAGTAAGCGGCAAGTTCAAAGCAGCCAAACAATTGGCGCCGATCATGATACCGGTCGCTTTCAAAGCGGCCTGCAACCTGCTGATAAAAGATCCGGGAAAGGCTGAAAAGCGGGCCCGCTCGTTTGTTGATCATACCGTTAAAGAAACGGAGGAAAAACTAAGCCGGACGTCCGGTGCAGAGACGATTCGCCTGATTCGGGGGGAGTTGGACAAGATGATTCCCGGGGTGGTTTTAAAAGTCGCAGTTTATGTGTTGACCGGAATGATTGCAGCCATCTTCCTTGAAAAAAAGCTGAAAAACAAAGTCGGTGATGAACAAAGTGCCGCTTTGTTAAGCAGATTGTATAAATCTTTGCCTCACAATGTGACGACCGAAATGGGGCTTGCGCTGGGGGATCTTTCTGATCAAGCGAGACGGCACCCCGAAGTGGTCCGTTATTTGCGAAAAGCCGACAGCAGCAATTTCGCCGGAGGATTGGAGAAGGTAGCCGGAGGTGCGGAGTTCAAACAAGCATTGGATCGCTTTCTTGAACAGTACGGGATGAGGTGTGTCGGTGAAATCGATATCACGAAAAGGAGATGGTCTGAAGACCCTGTCCAGCTCGCGCCATCGATCCTCAGCAACATCCAAACAGCCGCCGCAGGAGATCACAGGAAAAAGTTCAAGCAAGGCGAAAGAGAGGCCGAACAGGCGGGAAGGGAAATCATTTCACAATTTCGTTTTCTTGAAAAAAGACAAGCGGCGCGGCTTGTTCGTGTATATCGCAGTTTGATGGGGATGCGCGAACATCATAAGTTCGCATTGGTGAAGCTTCTATTTCTCTATAAAAAAGCTATTTTAAAAGAAGCCGGAAGCCTCGTCGAAAAAGGAGTCCTGACCTGTGAAGCCGATGTGTTTTATCTGACCATGGAAGAAATCATCACTTTGCTGGAAGACCGCGACATCGAATCTGTTCAAGCTCTATTAACAGAAAGAAAAAAACAGCACCAGCAAAATCAAAAGCTGAAATCTCCCCGTGTGATGACAAGTGAGGGAGAGGTCGTGACGGGAAAACTGCACAATCTGAAAAGCCCTGAAGGAGCACTTGCGGGCACCCCGGTATCCGCCGGCGTGATCGAAGGAAAAGCCAGGGTCATCACCAGACCGGAGGAGGCAAAGCTCAATCCCGGCGAAATTTTGGTCGCTCCATATACCGATCCCGGCTGGACGCCGCTTTTTACCTCAGCAGTCGGGCTGATTACCGAAGTCGGCGGAATGATGACTCATGGCTCAGTCGTTGCCAGGGAGTACGGAATTCCGGCTGTCGTTGGCATTGATAAAGCAACTGACATCATCAAAGACGGAGCGTATATCCGGGTGGATGGAACAAACGGCTTTGTGCAAATATTAGAAAAAGACGCTGGGAAATCATAA
- a CDS encoding type Z 30S ribosomal protein S14, with product MAKTAMIVKQKRDQKFKVREYTRCERCGRPHSVIRKFKLCRICFRELAYKGQIPGVKKASW from the coding sequence ATGGCTAAAACAGCAATGATCGTCAAACAAAAACGAGATCAAAAATTTAAAGTGCGCGAATACACACGTTGTGAACGCTGCGGCAGACCTCATTCTGTGATTCGCAAGTTTAAGCTTTGCCGAATTTGCTTCCGTGAACTGGCCTATAAGGGTCAGATTCCCGGCGTGAAAAAAGCAAGCTGGTAA
- a CDS encoding FMN-dependent NADH-azoreductase, producing MSKVLFVKANDRTAEEAVSVKLYDAFLNSYKENHPNDEIVELDLYKENPPYMGRTAINGTFKAGKGMELNEDEKAAAAVADRYLDEFVKADKVVFAFPLWNFAVPAVLHTYVDYLSRAGVTFTYTPEGPKGLMGDKKVALLNARGGFYSEGPMAAMEMSLNYMKTVMGFFGVQDLHTVVIEGHNAVPDEAQKIIENGLAEAKKLAAEF from the coding sequence ATGTCAAAAGTATTATTTGTTAAAGCAAACGATCGTACAGCTGAAGAAGCCGTATCTGTGAAACTATATGATGCGTTTCTTAACAGCTATAAAGAAAATCATCCAAACGATGAAATTGTGGAGCTTGACCTTTACAAAGAAAACCCGCCGTACATGGGCAGAACCGCCATTAACGGCACATTTAAAGCAGGGAAAGGCATGGAATTAAACGAGGATGAAAAAGCGGCAGCTGCTGTTGCGGACCGTTATTTAGACGAGTTCGTCAAAGCCGATAAAGTTGTTTTTGCATTCCCATTGTGGAACTTCGCGGTGCCGGCTGTGCTGCACACATATGTTGACTACCTATCACGCGCTGGAGTGACGTTTACATACACTCCTGAAGGACCAAAAGGGCTGATGGGAGATAAGAAGGTTGCCCTGTTGAACGCAAGAGGCGGCTTCTATTCCGAAGGTCCGATGGCGGCTATGGAAATGTCTCTGAACTACATGAAAACCGTGATGGGCTTCTTCGGTGTTCAAGACCTGCATACTGTTGTCATCGAAGGGCACAACGCCGTTCCTGACGAAGCGCAAAAAATCATCGAAAACGGCCTGGCAGAAGCGAAAAAGCTTGCAGCCGAATTTTAA
- a CDS encoding LysE family translocator — MDAAAIFTFLGAAVLLTLMPGPDNLFVLAQSISKGKYAGISTACGLCTGLIVHITAAAAGISAVVYQSALAFAFVKYAGAAYLLFLAYQSFREKRSGFDIDRQDALSCGSLYRKGVIMNLLNPKVSLFFLAFLPQFIVEGSGSAVIQMLVYGVVFLLQALVIFIMISIFAEKVGEFLRRRPAMSRKIHLLQGSLFALIGLKIALSQK; from the coding sequence GTGGATGCGGCAGCGATTTTTACTTTTTTGGGAGCGGCTGTGCTTTTGACGCTGATGCCCGGACCGGATAATCTGTTTGTGTTGGCGCAAAGCATTTCAAAGGGAAAATACGCGGGGATCTCAACTGCCTGCGGGCTTTGTACAGGCTTGATCGTCCATATAACCGCAGCTGCCGCCGGAATTTCGGCGGTTGTTTATCAATCGGCCCTGGCCTTCGCTTTTGTTAAATATGCCGGAGCCGCTTATTTATTGTTTTTGGCTTATCAATCTTTTCGGGAAAAACGTTCAGGATTCGATATTGATCGCCAAGACGCATTAAGCTGCGGGTCCTTATATCGAAAAGGTGTGATCATGAACCTCTTAAATCCAAAGGTTTCATTATTTTTTCTCGCTTTCCTCCCGCAATTTATTGTTGAAGGGTCCGGTTCCGCTGTGATCCAAATGCTTGTGTACGGAGTTGTATTTTTGCTTCAAGCGCTTGTCATCTTTATCATGATCAGCATATTTGCGGAAAAAGTCGGGGAGTTTTTGCGCAGGAGGCCGGCCATGTCGCGAAAGATTCATTTGCTGCAGGGGTCGCTGTTTGCATTGATCGGACTGAAAATAGCGCTGAGCCAAAAATAG